The nucleotide window AGTCCATTTTCGTACCTTGGCAAACTGTCGAACAGCTTGCGGGCGTCGAAGAAGGAGACGGCCGGCGAGGGGAGACGCGGCGCCCACAGACCAGTTAGCTGCCCGGCCGGCGTCCGACGAGTGTGACGGCGTCCGACGAGCGTGCCGGTCGTCTGTGGCTGGGGCGGCGAGGCGTCTACTTGGTCGCGGGGCGGCTGGACGGTGGGGGAAACAGCGGTGGGGAACCAGCTTGCTCCCCAACGGCAAAACGGCGGCGGCGAGCGACTGGGGGCAAGGGCGACGTTGCTGGGCGGATGtggaggcggcggcagctggAAGAGTCGCCGGCAAAATGGGCGGCGGCGTCGGTGACGGAGGAGGCGGGGGCGAGGGTTGCTTGTTGGCTGGGGGAAGGGAAGGCCAATGTGCCACAGACGAGCGGGCCCGAGACAGGAGTAGGCTAGCGAGCGCGCGTCCGTCGCGTGTCTACGCCGACGCAAATCAGGCTAAAAAATGGGCCGGGAATGGGTCGCCCGCGGACGAGAAACGGACGTGCGTCCttttgggtcggcgcgttgggccgccTTTTCTATCCAcaccgacccaaacggacggccgcggacgaaatgggtcgccccattAAAGTTGCTCTTAAAGCTTTTGTGCGGTTATTCTGACTTTTCAGCAAAGAAGCTAGTTGCAGTAATTCTGGCACGTTGGTAGATTTTTGGTAGCATTTGAAGCTTGTGAGCTCTGGGAcgagtttttttttcttttttgaaattCGCTCCGAGACGAGTTCTATGGCCGCCACCAACGTATAAAGGGACAGACCCACATTCCCCATCATTAGGTTGCTACCATTGCACATGTTTTGAAATAGTATAAAGACAAATAAATGATGCTAAGATATACTTCCTCCGTCCTGCTATATACTCACCCCGTAAAAAAAATAAGAttgtttagatcactactttagtgatatATAAATGATCTTATATTTCTTCATAGAGGAAGCACATCTGGTTGAGCGATAAATAATTTCAGATAAACGGGAGTGTGTCCTACCGTTCTAGATCGAAGTAGAGGCAGCTTTCAGACGGCGGCAAAGGGTGGATAGCATCAACGGCATTTATAATTTTCTTACTCATTCCTTGGATAAACGTTTGGTCATGTTGGGCCAGCTTCATGATGAACGGTTGGATTATGTGAGCATTTGGATCCTAATTTTACCGAACATTTTGAGTTACATCTCCTTGAAGTTGTGGTTAATGACTCTAAAGGCTCTGTTTAAACGTTTAAGATGTGCCTGATGCGAGAACCAGTCAGATATGACAAGAAACATCGCGAATGATATTTATTGCTCAATGCAAGCAATATCATAGGATCGCTCACGCAACGCCTTTGGCGGGTCGGCTCATTAGTGGAAGCATTGGGACGTTTTTAGGAAGATTCAGTCACCCGCTTGGGAAGCCTCCACCCGGTTTTGATAAGCTTTCGGACGAGTTCACTATTTTCGATGTTTGTATAACCGGTTTTCTAGTTTTCTAAACTTTTTTCCTTGGTTTTTCTTTCATTTCTTCCTTTTTCCTTCCAAATCCATGAATGTTTTAGGATTTGCAGATTTATTTTTTAAAAATGAACATTATTTAATCAGACATGTTTTTTAATTCACTACATTATTTTCAAATCCTACATAGTGGGAGAAACTAGAAGGAATAAAAGCATATATCATGGGACCTAGCGATACCAGGTGTGCGATAATGAGCTAGCAATATGACATTTTGAAAAAGGTGTAATTTTCTGTGGGCGATTTCTACGTATTATAGCTTTATGAAAAACTGGACTGAGCCCATCTAGACCGTAGCTACGTTGATGTCCGTCGAATCAAGAGCGGATTCGGCTTCGGCTTACTTCTAGCGAGACGAAGAACACATCACCTCAAGGCAGCATGAAATGGGCAAGTGTAGTTAACTTAGCACCAATTTTCTCAGGTTTTCTGGTTATTATGGTTGGGTTGTTCATTTCGTTTATATTTTAAAAAACTACAAATACATATATTTCAAAAAATAcgtatttaaaaaaatgttcaccgTGCATTTGGAACACAGTGCAAGTTTTTTGTTATTGTGATTTAAAAAAATAGGAAGAATTAAAATATTTGTCACAAAAGAAGTTCACCCATTTCAAAAATGTGCATGAAATTTTGAAAGAGGTGTGATTTTCAAAAATTCATACCATCCAATAATATGTATGGTACATATTAAAATTATTTTTAATTATGTATTTAAAGAAGTTAAAAGTGTAAAAAAACTTTAACATATGTATTGAAAATATACAATGTGCATTATAAGGAATAGGCGTCAAAACATATGTCTGAAACAAaatattaaccatgttcttactaCTTAAAAATGGATGAAAACATATATAAAAATATGGGtgtgtctaggacacatctagatatACTTTAATTATTGCATGTCTAAGTGGGTGAATCTAAGCATaaagaggaaaagaaaaaagaaaaaaaaatatcCACACGAATCTCGACGTAAGATCAATAACATAGAACTTAGATGCGtaatacttatggcacatctgCCTTAGCAAAATTATACAAATATTTCCGTGAGCTGCTCTGATGTTGGGCGATTGTTAAGGAATCATCAACTGGTTGACCACCTGCCAAGACCAGAACTCCCCACAAGATCCTTCCATTCATCCATTGATATCCATTGCCATGATATCAACCGAAGGCGGAAGAGGGGAAGGGAGCAGAGCATGATCACAACACGGAGACAGAGTGGTACAAGCATCAGTCGTACAGATTGGCGGCCACAGCCAAATTCACCATCTTCTCCTTCCTCGCGTCCATCAACACCGGCACACGAGCGCGCCATTATTGCCGGCAACGCACGCACACGGGTGGTATTTACAGAACAGGGCGCTGGATCGAACATGCCGCTACTCCGTACTGCTACTACCGAGATATGTACAGGGGACACGGTGGCGGCATCAGGCGCTGGCCTTGTTGGCCTTCCGGGCGCGGATCGACTTCGGCTTCGCCGTCGGCGGCCCCGCCTTCTTCGCCCTCTTCGCGCGCGCCGGCGCCGGGGCCACATTCTTCGACGCGGTCTTCTTGGCCGTGGTCGTCCTCTTCTTGGACTTGGGCGTCGCCGCCTGCAGGGCCTTCTTCTCCTCGGCGGGGGCGAGCCGGAAGGAGGCCTTGACCCGGACGAGCCGGCCCTTGGCGGCGAAGCCCCGGAGCTGCGTGGCCAGCACCTTGCGGTAGTTGCCCGGGAGCGCCTCGCCGTGCCGCTCCCCGACGCGCTTCGCGATCGCGTACGCGCTCGCCCCCGCCTTGCCGTCGCCCGCCGCCATGATCGCCTCCTTTCATCTGCGCAAAAAGACCAACCATACCCCCCATCATTTCAGAACTCAACANNNNNNNNNNNNNNNNNNNNNNNNNNNNNNNNNNNNNNNNNNNNNNNNNNNNNNNNNNNNNNNNNNNNNNNNNNNNNNNNNNNNNNNNNNNNNNNNNNNNNNNNNNNNNNNNNNNNNNNNNNNNNNNNNNNNNNNNNGNNNNNNNNNNNNNNNNNNNNNNNNNNNNNNNNNNNNNNNNNNNNNNNNNNNNNNNNNNNNNNNNNNNNNNNNNNNNNNNNNNNNNNNNNNNNNNNNNNNNNNNNNNNNNNNNNNNNNNNNNNNNNNNNNNNNNNNNNNNNNNNNNNNNNNNNNNNNNNNNNNNNNNNNNNNNNNNNNNNNNNNNNNNNNNNNNNNNNNNNNNNNNNNNNNNNNNNNNNNNNNNNNNNNNNNNNNNNNNNNNNNNNNNNNNNNNNNNNNNNNNNNNNNNNNNNNNNNNNNNNNNNNNNNNNNNNNNNNNNNNNNNNNNNNNNNNNNNNNNNNNNNNNNNNNNNNNNNNNNNNNNNNNNNNNNNNNNNNNNNNNNNNNNNNNNNNNNNNNNNNNNNNNNNNNNNNNNNNNNNNNNNNNNNNNNNNNNNNNNNNNNNNNNNNNNNNNNNNNNNNNNNNNNNNNNNNNNNNNNNNNNNNNNNNNNNNNNNNNNNNNNNNNNNNNNNNNNNNNNNNNNNNNNNNNNNNNNNNNNNNNNNNNNNNNNNNNNNNNNNNNNNNNNNNNNNNNNNNNNNNNNNNNNNNNNNNNNNNNNNNNNNNNNNNNNNNNNNNNNNNNNNNNNNNNNNNNNNNNNNNNNNNNNNNNNNNNNNNNNNNNNNNNNNNNNNNNNNNNNNNNNNNNNNNNNNNNNNNNNNNNNNNNNNNNNNNNNNNNNNNNNNNNNNNNNNNNNNNNNNNNNNNNNNNNNNNNNNNNNNNNNNNNNNNNNNNNNNNNNNNNNNNNNNNNNNNNNNNNNNNNNNNNNNNNNNNNNNNNNNNNNNNNNNNNNNNNNNNNNNNNNNNNNNNNNNNNNNNNNNNNNNNNNNNNNNNNNNNNNNNNNNNNNNNNNNNNNNNNNNNNNNNNNNNNNNNNNNNNNNNNNNNNNNNNNNNNNNNNNNNNNNNNNNNNNNNNNNNNNNNNNNNNNNNNNNNNNNNNNNNNNNNNNNNNNNNNNNNNNNNNNNNNNNNNNNNNNNNNNNCACATAATTCAGttgaccgcctccgggcaccgagacgtagggctgttacttcctccgagaagggcatgaactcgtaatcctcatgtgtttacaactcctccatagctaagatctagcctctccatacataccccctacatcactgtcagagttagaaccacgacacccgTTGCATGTTGTCCAATGCAGGTTTGCATAGGCGTTTTTGGGCTGAGGCCGCTTCCACTGCTTATTATCTCATTAACCGTTCACCATCTATTGCTCTTAATAAGAAAACTCCAATTGAGGTATGGTCTGGTTCACCTGCTGATTATTCACAGTTGAGAGTTTTTGGTTGCACTACTTATGCTCATGTTGATAATGGAAAATTGGAGCCTAGGGCTGTTAAGTGCATCTTTCTTGGTTATAAGTCTGGTGTTAAAGGTTTTAAATTATGGAATCCTGAAACCCAGAAGGTTGTTATTAGCAGAAATGTTATCTTTAATGAATCTGCTATGTTACATGATGTTTCATCTACTAATGTTCCTGTTGAGAGTGAACAGCAGCCTCCTATTCAGCAGCCTACTGTTCAGGTGGAGCATGTTATTGATTCAGGTGTTTCATCTGGTAATGAAATTGTTGATGCACATGATGAACCCGTCGTTAATGATAATCATGTCACTCCCACTCCAAATCAGCCTATTGTTCCATCCAGTTGGAATCTTGCATGTGGCAGAGTTAGACGGGGTAGTAATAAACCTGACAGGTTAATTGAAGAGTGCAATATTGTTTCTTTTGCTTTATCTGTTGCAGAAGAAATTGAAGGTAATGCTGAGTCTTCTTCATATTCCGAGGCTATTATTTCTAGTGATAGTAATAAGTGGATGACCGCTATGCATGATGAGATGGAATCACTTGAAAAGAATGGCACTTGGGATTTAGTAAAATTACCTAGAGAGAAGAAACCTATTCGTTGCAAATGGGTTTTCAAGAGGAAAGAAGGTGTTTCTCCTAATGATGAGACAAGATATAAAGTAAGGTTAGTTGCTAAAGGTTATAGCCAGATTCCAGGTATTGACTATAACGAAGTCTTTTCTCCTGTTGTGAAGCATAACTCTATTCGCACTTTACTTAGTATTgttgccatgcatgatcttgAGCTTGAGCAATTGGATGTTAGAACTGCATTATTACATGGAGAATTAGAAGAGGatatttatatggaacaacctgAAGGTTTTGTTATTCCTGGAAAACAAAAACTTGTCTGTAAGTTAAAGAAATCTTTTTATGGATTGAAGCAATCCCCAAGACAGTGGTACAAGAGATTTGACACCTTTATGCTCTCTCAAGGTTTCAAAAGGTCTAATTATGATAGTTGTGTTTATTTGAAAACGGTCAATGGTTCAACTATTTATTTGCTCCTTTATGTTAATGATATGCTTATTGCTGCAAAGAGTATGTCAGATATTAATGAACTAAAGAAGCAATTGAgtaatgaatttgagatgaaggatttgggtGCAGCAAAGAAAATACTTGGCATGGAAATATCCAGAGATAGACCATCTGGAAAAGTATATCTAAGTCAGAGAGGATATATTGATAAAGTTCTTCGTCGTTTTAATATGCATAATGCCAAGCCAGTAAGTACTCCGTTAGCTGCACACTTCAAATTATCATCAGCCTTATGTCCTAAGTCAGATGCAGATATTGAGTACATGTCTAGAGTTCCCTATTCGAGTGCAGTTGGTTCACTTATGTATGCCATGGTTTGTTCTCGTCCGGATTTATCATATGCATTGAGTGTTGTCAGTAGATACATGGCTAATCCTGGAAAAGAGCATTGGAAAGCAGTTCAGTGGATTTTCAGATACCTGCGTGGTACTTCTAATGCTTATTTACAGTTTGGAAAAACTGGAGATGGACTTGTTGGTTTTGTTGATTCTGATTTTGCTGGTGATTTGGATAAGAGAAGATCACTCACAGGTTATGTTTTCACCATTGGTGGTTGTGCTGTGAGTTGGAGAGCAACTTTGCAATCTATTGTGGCTTGTTCCACTACTGATGCCGAGTATATGGCTATTTCTGAGGCATGCAAAGAAGCTATCTGGTTGAGAGGTTTGTACACTGAGCTTTGTGGAGACTCATCTTGCCCTACCGTATTTAGTGACAGTCAAAGTGCTATATATCTTACAAAGAATCCAATGTATCATGAGAGGACAAAGCACATTGATGTCAGATTTCATTATATTCGAGATGTTGTTGCTGAAGGCGATTTGAAGGTATGCAAGATAAGTACTCATGATAATCCTGCTGATATGATGACAAAGCCAGTTCCGACCAATAAGTTTGAGCTTTGCTCAGGCTTAGTTGGTATTTCTCACTAGTCCTATGGACTTTGACGCACAAGGTGTTTATGCTGATTTGGATAGAGTTATCTACTTTCTTCGACTATTGAAGGGAATTTGGATCAAGGTGGAGATTGTTAAATTGTGATTCAAATTATACCGTGTTGGACTAGACGTAGTACAACCGGTGTGGGCCTTTGCGTTGACGTCGACGCGTACGAGTACAACTCGTTTACTTGTCCTCCAAGGACTCTCATGTATTGCCCTCTTATATACCCCATGTAGTCGCATCTCAGACGGTCTGTCGTCTCGTGCTTGTAATACTCCTCCATCATAGTGATTGCGCCTTTGTGCGTCCGTGGTTTTCTCCCGCAAGGGTTTCCACGTAAAATCCGTGTCTCTCATGTCTCGTTTATTCTCGTTATTATCTAACAGATTGTCTATTTACAGGAAGATCTAAGATACTTTAATAAGACCCTGGCTGGTCCAGTTGCAACACTCACGAGTAGAAGAAAGGCTCCCTGCTTCCGGATCTCGGCCCTTCTCATCCTTGGAGAGCCCCTTCCGACCTAAAGTCACACGAACTATTAGCCCTAGTTTACGGACAAATATGGCATGACTCTTGAGGAAGAAAAGAATTTCTGCAGGAAACGTCCATTTTCTAATTAGAAAAATCATAGAATGGTCAACAAAATGATACATCCTTTACAAACAAAATTGGCAAACAACCAAATATACTTGGTAATCAAATACTGTGACATCCTAATCATGACATAGAAGTGCGGGCAAATCTTTATTATTGCATAGATAAACCAGTGTATCGTGAACCCCAAAAATCTAAATGCATACCTATACAGTTAATAGCTTATCTTCTCATAGTCGTCGGCTCACTGGGACAATTATGAGTAGAAGGGATACTATTTACAAATGCTCTTAGTCTCAGGTTAGCCGAACTCCAAGCCATTCATCAAATTGGATACTGAAAATTGATCAAGTGAATTTGACCATGGGCTGAAAGGCAAGGTATACATAAATGTAGTAAATCATGTATACGTAAGGAAAGTAAATACTAAAACGTTTTTAGTAATCTATTCATCATCTGAAGTGGATTACAACAACTGGCGACAAACCAACATGTTCACTGTATTGACTAATATAATCCAATCATTGAGAGTCTTTTTCTCGAAAAGGGGATCTCcctggcctctgcatcagaacgatgcatacgacCATCTTATTAACCAAATAACAAAAGGTGCCAACAAGGTTCCACAGTCTCCAGCCAAACAAAAAGCAAAGGATAAATGCAGCTCACACAGAGCGACAGGCGGCTAGATACAGAGACTAGCCCGAAAAAGatgccacaaccggctggctaaaAATAGATAGggaaactaattgcctatcctattacatgaccgccatccaaaccggttgaagataacccgagctaccatctcccagcagatagatccagtaaccaaatgctccctggcctccatcggagtgagtagcgaccacgaacggATTAGTGCCGTAGCtcggaaaataacctgcaaaaaatgaatccgtgatgttctgttaaaaaccaaatcatttctgcaattccagATAGTCCATAACAAAGCGCAAACTCCAACCCGAATATGTCTTGCTACTTCAGGCTCAACCCCATtaagccatgtcccaaataaAGCATTGACCGAAGTCGGTGGAGTAATATTAAAAGCAATATGGACCGTCCGCCAAAGAACTTTGACCAACGGGCAATCAAAGAATAAATGCTTAATcgtctcatcccgatcacagaaactacacctagtaggtcctgtTCAATTGCGTTTAATCAAGTTGTCCTTtgttaaaataacttgtttatggacaaaccacataaacactttaatttttaaaggaactttgacagcccaaacatacttggaagttggaatagcattcgaattaataacatcaatatacattgatttaactgtaAATACTCCAGAGCTAGTCAACTTCCAGCGCAATATATCGGGATGGTGAGAAAGTTGAATCTCCATCAGTCTCCTAACTAGATGGAGCCATTCTTCCCAACGATTGCCCGCTAGCGACCGTCgaaactgaatattaagggggacAGATTGGAATACCGTTGCTACGGACACCTCACGTCATTGAGCAATCCGATATAAAGACGGATATTGAATGGCTAAAGGTGATTCAccaagccaagtatcctcccagaaacgtGTACTTGTACCGTTTCCAATAACAAATCTCGTCCTATTGAACATAGATTGTTTGACTTTCATTAGTCCTTTCTAGAAGGGCGAATCAGTCGGCCTGACTGCGACCTGGGACAATGTTTTAGTCTGGAGGTACTTATTGCGAAGGATCTGCGCCCACATGGCCTCAGTTCCGGAAGACAGCTTCCACAACCACTTACTAAGAAGGCATCTGTTcttaacttcaagattttcaataccaagacccccttggtctttcgggaaaacaaaacaaaacaaaaggaaataaataatgcagaaaacaaaacaaaaaaactggaaaaaaataggGCTCACCCCTATAATATTTGATACgactaactaaaattaccaaattgagtataatgataaaacacaggtaatattaaatagcaggaaaaagattgactcaaaaatcaatttttatagtaaagttattcataaactagtgattcacacaaattttaaaaaaatcaaatttaaactattcaaattttaaaactaatggcactaacagaaagtttataatttttgtgacctaaaataaaaaagaaatcactacaaaactataagtatttagttctaagtagaaacaaaaaagtgccacctactgggcccccacggcctgaatacgactagaaaccctaccatgggccaggattcaggcccgcgggaggcccagtaggcccacaggcacagaTTGCAgtgttaggcccgaaagcctgctttagagaggagctcgagagggaaggcgcaccgcaccttataaacaggtgcgcctccctctcaactagcgaggtgggactaaatatTTGGGTTCGGGGCAGCacaggcctttggtcccggttggtggcaccaaccgggactaaaggggcattagtcccggttggtgctacgacccgggactaatgcccccctttagtcccggttggtgccaccaaccgggaccaaaggccgccgcttcccgccctttgggctgctgaaaatgtgggcctttggtcccggttggtggcaccaaccgggactaaaggggggcattagtcccggtttgtgccacgaaccgggaccaatgctcttgCTATATATACAGCACTTTGCAGTTTTCGCCAAAATCCATCTGTTTCTTCTCGCCCCGACGCCTTctgctcctcgtcgccgtcgccgccgagccctgccccgacgccgtcaggctggtccacctcgccgtcgccgccgccgagccACTGCCCCGACACCGTCGCCGCGCCCGCCGCCCCTGCCGGCCCCGACACCATCGCCGTCGCCGcgcgcgccgcccctgccccgaccccgtcgtcgtcgccgcgcGCGCCACCCGTTCCCCgaccccgtcgtcgtcgccgcgcgcgccccttcccccccgtatcgccgcgcgcgccgccccttccccaaccccgtcgccgtcgccccgaccaCACGCCGCCACCTTCggtccggccgccggcgcccttTCCTATTATTTTTTTCATTATTATAAAAATGTGCATATATGtatatgttctctgtgtatatatgttcatatatgcaaaagttagattttAGAAAAACTTTATATATGCAAAAATTTATACATATATGCAAGTATATATGTattttatatatgcaaaaatttatatatctagctaggaagaaggaagaaaggaagaagaagaaaaacttatatatgagaaatgtatgtatgtatatatgagaaatgtatgtatgtatgtatagatGTATGTATGTGGATACatgaggggggtcgatataccccctctcCGATAGCATTTTtgtgcattttaggttagtgtatatatatgttaatgtatatatgcaaaagatagatttttagaaaaaatactattttttctgttgatgatatgatgatgtttttttttcatatatgtattaatttttttaagttgttagtagatatcgattttaggttagtgcattttatcactgattttaggttagttgatcgatttagtgcattttatgtttgttgcattttaggttagtgcattttatgttagtggagaggaaaaagtaaaataaggaaaaggaaaataagtagagaaagaaggagaagaagaaggagaaggaggaagaagaggaagaagaagaaaaaaagaggagaagaagaaggaatagaggagctTCTGAATTTATTTGTCCATATagaaggtgtttgatgaaatgctaGATGTTTTTTTCGTATGatgtttttttcatatatgtattcatttttttttatttaggttgttaattagtagatatcgattttaggttagtgtagaggaaaaagtaaaataaggaaaaggaagaaaagaggaagaaggaagaaggaagaagaagaagaagaaaaggaaggagtggaaaaaggaaaataagaagaggaagacttcatggatatatgctaaagaaaacgaggggggtgatagatgatgatgaggggtcgagagtgggacgagaggtcgagaggtgtcgaggggagaaaaaaaatgttatcagggacgagggtcgtcgaggggtcgagagagggacgaggggtcgagagaactaaataagaagaagaagaggagaggaagaagaggaataaataagaagaagaaaaaagaagaaagagtAGAGGataagaagaaaggaatagtggagaagaaaagaaaataaaatatattctattttttcttcttctccactattcctttcttcttctctttttttcttcttttttttcttcgatcttctcctctaggatttcagggtcgagggttcgaggggtcaagggtcgagggtttcagggtcgagggttcgagggttctatagggtcgagggtcgagggttccagggtcgtctaggggtcgagggttccagggtcgtcaaGGGTTCGAGGGGGAGGATCGCCGAGGGTCGAAGAGAgtgcctagtgtcaaagtatttgaagaaatccatgccttcatcatagccggaagtaaccagggcatggtTGGTATGAAGGTCTGGAAAGTTGTTCTGAAtgagtcccggataggataatccgccttttggtacgaattcagcaaagggccttccaaatagcgatatcggaagggctcttgctgaactttttgttaccaaaaagcgaatttatcctatctgggactccgttccagaacaactttgaagagcttccgtaccatcatgcacatgtacTTTcggcctaatgatgaagacatggttttgttgaatcctttgacactacgcaacctcccgacccctcggcgatgctctcgaacatgagaggaagagagggtcgtctaggggtcgagggttcgagggttcgagggttcttctcctctattctttcttctcctctattctttcttctcctcttttttttcttcttcttcctcttttttttcgggaacgagggtcgtcgagggacatagatgtagtgtcatcgttgtcgatatataccccctcccgatagcttactatgattaggtagctagttctacg belongs to Triticum urartu cultivar G1812 chromosome 7, Tu2.1, whole genome shotgun sequence and includes:
- the LOC125523070 gene encoding histone H1-like, coding for MAAGDGKAGASAYAIAKRVGERHGEALPGNYRKVLATQLRGFAAKGRLVRVKASFRLAPAEEKKALQAATPKSKKRTTTAKKTASKNVAPAPARAKRAKKAGPPTAKPKSIRARKANKASA